Sequence from the Arthrobacter pigmenti genome:
CAGGTAGCTCAGCCACTGCAGCGCCGGATAGTAGCCCGTCACCAGGACGTCGGCGAGCAGCGTGACAGGCTCCCCGAAATGCTCAAGGGCAGGGTTGCCGTCCACGTCCGGCGGGCTGATATTGTCCTGGAGCCAGGGCCTCAGCCAGAACGCGGCGACCGGCGACAGCAGCGTCCAGCCCGCCGCCCACCAGACCAGCCGCCGGAGCGGGATCGAAACGAACGGGAGGGCGAGCAGAAACAGCACGCCGTAGTGGAAGAGAATGACCGCGATATTGGTCTCCAGGCCGCCGAGCATGAGTCCGACCATCGCGATAACGACGGCGCGCGCCGCGATACCGCGCCTGTCCCGGGTGAGCGCGCTGTCCTGGTGCGGCCGGCTACCCCCGGTAAGCAGTGCGAGTCCAATACCCGCCACGACGGCGAACAGGGCGGAAGAACGTCCTGAGAATGATGCGCCTATCCACGACGCGGCGGAAGTTCCCTCGACATACAGGGGAAACACATGCGTGGACATCATGCCGAAGAGGGCGATTCCCCTGGCCGCGTCGATACCGCTCAGGCGGCCGGAGGTTTGCGTGATGGCCATGATGGAATGTTCTCACGTGCGCTGCAAAGGGTAAGTTTGACCCATGGCTGACTCCGATATTCGTTCGCTTCCTTTCGGCTCCCTCGTAACTGCGATGGTCACCCTCTTCACACCGGATGGAGCGGTGGACCTGGACGCAACAGCCGCACTCGCGGTGCGGCTGGTCGACGACGGATGTGACGGCCTGGTGGTGTCGGGGACCACCGGCGAGACCTCAACCCTGGAAGATCAGGAGAAGGAAGACCTGTTCCGGGTGGTAGCCGAGGCAGTCAGCGGACGTGCCAAGGTCATCGCTGGCACAGGCACCAACCACACCTCCCATTCAGTCGAGATGGCCGAGCGCGCCCAGCGTGCCGGCGTGGACGCCCAATTGGTGGTTACCCCGTACTACAACAAGCCCACTCAGGCGGGAGTGCTGGCGCATTTTGATGCGGTGGCGGCAGCAACGGACCTGCCGATCATGATCTATGACATCCCGGGCCGGGCCGGGATCCCGATCAGCACCGAAACCATGATCCGTCTCGCTGACAATCCGAAAATCCTGGCCCTCAAGGACGCCAAGGCTGACTACGCAGCCGTGACGCGGGTGCTGGCGAATACTGCTCTGGACGTCTACGCGGGCGATGACGGGCTGACGCTTCCGTGGATGGCAGCGGGGGCCGTCGGCGTCGTGAGCGTGAGTGCACATGTGGCGACAGCGCAGTTCCGCGCGCTCGTCGACGCGGTCTCGGCCGGCGACTTCGGCACTGCCCGCAAGATTCACTTCGAACTCGACCCGGTTGTCCGGGCAGTTATGACCCACATCCCCGGCGCGGTGTCGGCCAAGCAAATCCTGCGCATGCAGGGCGTGCTGTCCAATGCGGTGGTGAGGCTGCCGCTCGTGGAGCCCACCGCCGTCGAAATGGAACCCGTGCTCACCGACCTCGCCGAAGCCGGCTGGGAATTTTGAGGCCAGTCGTAGTCGGTAACATCCGAAAGGCTGAAGTATGACCGAACCCGCGGGCACAGCACTCATCGCCCCACCACCGCTCTCCGAGGGAACCTTGCGGATTGTCCCGCTCGGCGGACTTGGCGAGATCGGCCGCAACATGGCCGTCTTCGAAATCGGTGGAAAGCTGCTGATTGTGGACTGCGGCGTTCTGTTTCCTGAGGAAACCCAGCCGGGCGTAGACCTGATTTTGCCGGACTTCTCCTACATCGAGGACCGCCTGGATGACGTGGTCGGCGTTGTCCTCACCCACGGCCACGAGGATCATATCGGCGCGGTGCCGTACCTTCTGCGGCTCAAGAACGACATCCCGCTGATTGGGTCGCAGCTGACACTTGCGCTGATCGAAGCGAAGCTGCAGGAACACCGGATCCGGCCTTTCACGCTTACTGTGACCGAGGGACAGGTAGAGCAGTTCGGCCCCTTCAAATGCGAGTTCGTCGCCGTCAACCACTCCATTCCCGACGCACTGGCCGTCTTCATTCGTACTGCTGCCGGCACAGTTCTGCACACCGGTGACTTCAAGATGGACCAGTTGCCCCTCGATGGCCGCATCACCGATCTCCGCGCATTCTCCCGGTTGGGTGAAGAGGGAGTCGATCTATTCATGGTCGATTCAACCAACGCTGACGTCCCGGGGTTCACAACAGCTGAACGGGAAATCGGCCCTGAACTTGACCGGCTCTTCGGACAGGTACGCAAGCGGGTCATCGTGGCGTCCTTCTCATCCCATGTCCACCGGGTCCAGCAAGTTTTGGATGCGGCAGAATCCCACGGGCGTTTTGTGTGCTTCGCCGGCCGTTCCATGGTCCGCAACATGTCGATCGCTGCCAAGCTGGGTTACCTGCGTGTGCCGGAAGGCATCCTCGTGGACGTGAAGAACGTCGACAACCTGCCGGATGACAAGGTTGTCCTCATGTCCACCGGATCCCAGGGCGAACCGATGGCCGCGCTATCCCGCATGGCAAACGGCGATCACCCAATCAGGGTAGGTAAGGGAGATACCGTCATCCTCGCCTCGTCCCTGATCCCGGGCAACGAGAACGCCGTGTTCCGCGTCATCAACGGTCTGCTCAAACTGGGGGCGGATGTCATCCACAAGGGCAACGCACGCGTTCATGTGTCAGGCCACGCGGCGGCGGGGGAGCTGCTCTACTGCTACAACATCCTCAAGCCGCGCAACGTGATGCCTGTCCACGGGGAGACGAGGCACCTGATAGCCAATGGCAAGCTCGCCATCCAGACGGGCATCCCGAGCGAAAACGTCCTACAGACCGACGACGGAACTGTCGTGGACCTGTTGGACGGGGTCGCGCGGGTAGTCGGGGCGGTGGAATGCGGATATGTCTATGTGGACGGCTCGAGTATCGGCGAGATCACCGATGCGGACCTCAAGGACCGCCGCATCCTCGGTGAAGAAGGTTTCATCTCGATCATCACGGTGGTTAACCGGAGCACCGGCAAGGTTGTCTCCGGGCCGGATATTCATGCCCGCGGGTTCGCAGAAGATGACTCCGTCTTCGATGACATCAAACCGAAGATCAATTCCGCGCTCGAGGAAGCCGTCATGAGCAACAAGGACCACACCACCCACCAGTTGCAGCAGGTCGTCAGGCGCGTCGTGGGAACGTGGGTCAACCGGCGCCACAGGCGTCGTCCCATGATCATTCCGGTGGTGCTGGAGGCCTGAGCGGGCGCGCAAATCCACGGAACCGGGGGTAGGGTCCGGTAGCGTAGCCAGTATGGCGACTCGTACTTCCCCCACAGCGCCGCGAGGTTCTAAACCGCGAGGTTCACAACAGTCGCGCACCCGTAACACTTCGACGGGCGGCCGCGGAACTTCGAGCCGTGGCTCCACAAAGACACAGCCGGTGCAGGATGAGCGTCCCGCGCTGCCCTTGCGCGCCGTACGCGGAATGTGGATGGGCATGGCCCACCTCGTTGCCGCCGGGATCCGCAAATTCGGGCACGACGTACAGCCGCAGAAGGATCTGCGGCGAGACGGAACCGGATTCTTTCTGTTCCTGTGCGCAGCGGCCGTCGCGACCGTTGAATGGTGGGCGCTCAGCGGCCCCGTCGCGGGCGGTGTACATGCTGTAGCAGGCGGATCCCTGGGATGGATGGCACTGCTGCTGCCCTTCATGCTGCTGATAGGTGCAGTGCGGCTCTTCCGTCACCCGGAGAGTCCGCGCGCGAACAACCGCATCGGCATCGGCCTGACCGTGATGGCGTTCGCCGGAGCGGGCATCGCGCACCTGGTGGGCGGGCAACCTGAGCTGTCCGCGGGGCTTGATCCCTTGTGGCAGGCCGGGGGAGTGATCGGTTACCTCGTCGCCGGCCCGGCCACGGCCATCCTCCCGGTGTGGCCAGTCGCCGTCGTTCTTTGTTTCCTGCTCTTCGTCAGTGTCCTGATTGTCACAGCGACACCGTTTCGCCATATTCCAGAGCGGCTGAGGGCCCTGTACGAGCACCTGATGGGACAGGATCTCCACGATCGCGAGCCGGGGGAACAGGACGAACACGACCAAAGTTACCTCTCCGACCGCGAGCGTGCGGCGCGCGAGAAGCCGAAGAAGAAGTCACGCTTCTTCGGCGGCAAGAAGAAGGCCGTGCAGGACGAGGATCTTGACGGCTTCGTGGGGGATGAGGCCTTTGAGCGGGCTGTGCTCGACGACGACGACGACGCCCCTGCCGCCGCCCTTGCGGCCACCCCGGCGATTCCACCCGGTGTGCGCCGCCCCACCCAGCAGGAACTCGCCACGCAGAAGATCAAGCAGAACCAGGGCATTGGGGACGCGGAGCCGGAAACCGAGGCCATGGCGGTGTTGCCGGCAGCGGTCAACTCCCCGCCAGTCCCGTCCAACCCGGTGCAGCCGCAGGCGCCGCTCACTCCCATTCCGCAGCGCACTGAGCAGCTGTCTCTTGCCGGAGACGTCACGTACACGCTACCGCCGTCGGATTACCTGCCCGCGGGTACTCCGCCGAAGGAACGCTCGGAAGCCAATGACGCCGTCGTCGCCGCGCTGACGCACACGCTTGAGCAGTTCAACGTTGATGCGAAAGTGACCGGGTTCTCCCGGGGCCCCACGGTAACCCGTTACGAAATCGAGCTTGCTTCGGGCACCAAGGTGGAACGGGTCACCGCCCTGTCCAAGAACATTTCCTACGCCGTCGCCAGCTCGGATGTGCGGATTCTTTCCCCCATTCCCGGCAAGTCCGCGATCGGCATCGAGATTCCCAACACAGACCGCGAAACCGTTTCCCTCGGCGACGTGCTGCGGTCAGGCAACGCGCGTAAAACGGACCATCCCATGGTGATGGGGGTCGGGAAGGATGTCGAGGGCGGCTTCGTCGTCGCGAACCTCGCCAAGATGCCACACCTCCTGGTTGCCGGTGCAACGGGAGCCGGAAAATCCTCGTTCGTGAACTCCATGATCACGTCCATCCTCATGAGATCCACGCCCGATGAAGTTCGCATGATCATGGTGGACCCCAAGCGGGTGGAACTTACGGCCTATGAAGGTGTGCCCCACCTCATCACGCCCATCATCACGAGCCCGAAGAAGGCCGCCGAAGCACTCCAGTGGGTTGTACGCGAGATGGACACAAGGTATGACGATCTCGCGAACTACGGTTACAAGCACATTGACGACTTCAACAAAGCCGTACGCAACGGCAAGGTTGTCCCGCCGCCTGATTCCAAGCGGGTCGTGCGGCCGTACCCGTACCTGCTGGTGATCGTAGACGAGCTTGCGGACCTCATGATGGTGGCCCCTCGCGACGTTGAGGATTCGATCGTCCGGATCACGCAGCTTGCGCGCGCGGCAGGCATCCACCTTGTGCTGGCTACCCAGCGTCCATCCGTCGACGTGGTCACCGGACTGATCAAGGCCAACGTACCGTCGCGGATGGCGTTCGCCACCTCCTCCGTCACAGATTCCCGCGTGGTCCTGGACCAGCCGGGAGCCGAGAAGCTCATCGGCCAGGGTGACGCTCTCTTCCTGCCGATGGGTGCGTCCAAGCCGATGCGTGTCCAAGGCGCCTGGGTCACTGAGTCCGAAATCCATCGTGTGGTGGAACACGTCAAGGAGCAGTTGAAGGCCGTCTATCGGGACGACGTTGCCGTTGAGGCGCCCAAGAAGCAGATCGACGACGACATCGGCGACGATCTGGAGGTTCTGCTGCAGGCCACAGAGCTGGTTGTGACTACGCAGTTCGGATCCACTTCCATGCTCCAGAGGAAGCTGCGGGTGGGCTTTGCCAAGGCCGGACGCCTGATGGACCTCCTGGAATCCAGGGGAGTAGTCGGCCCTTCGGAGGGGTCCAAGGCCCGTGACGTGCTGGTGAAGCCTGACGACCTCGCTCCGGTGCTCGCAGCAATGCGCGGTGATGAACCGCCGGTGCCCGCCCCTGCATCGAGCCCGCCTGCTGGACCGGGGACGCCGGACGTGGTTGCCGAGGATCTGGATTCCCGACCACAGGCAGTTGAGTATCACGACGACGACGCGGATGAAGACGGCTCTGAAGACGCCTGGGGACTGACCGGCAGGTAGCCTTGTCGCGTGAGCAATTCAGACTCCGCACCGGTCCCGGTCCTCAACGTAGCGAACATCCTGACTGTCGTGCGCATTGTGCTGGTGCCCTTCTTCGTCTGGTTCCTCCTCACCGACGCCGGTGAAGGCGGACTGTTTCGCTGGCTGGCAGTTGCTACGTTCGCGGTAGCGATCTACACCGACAAACTCGACGGCGACCTGGCGCGCAGCCGTGGGCTCATCACCAACTTCGGGAAGATCGCAGACCCGATTGCTGACAAGCTCCTCATCGGCTCGGCACTCGTCCTGCTGTCGGTACTCGGTGAGCTTTGGTGGTGGGTCACGGTCGTGATCCTGGTTCGTGAACTCGGCATCACACTGCTGCGATTCGCAGTTATCCGGTACGGCGTCATGCCTGCCTCACGCGGCGGGAAACTTAAAACCGTGATTCAGACGCTTGCAATCTTCCTGTATCTGATGCAGGCCGCGCTCGGCGAATGGGCATGGTGGCCGGCCGTCGTGGTCATGATGGTCGCGGTGCTGGTCACGGTCGTGACTGGCGCCGACTACGTCCTGCAGGCCATTCGTCTCCGCCGGAGCGCGCAGAGAACGGGTTCGTGATTCCGGTGGGCGATGGAAAGGCCGCTCACAACGCGGTGGACCTTGCACGCAGACTCGGAGTAACTCTCGCCACGGCGGAGTCGCTCACCGCCGGGATGGTTTCCGCCCTGCTCGCGACCGTTCCTGGCGTATCAACCGTGCTGCGGGGTGGGATCGTCTCCTACCATCGTGATTTGAAGGAGACCCTACTCGGAGTCGATCCTGACCTTCTTGACCGCGTAGGCGCCGTCGACCCGCAGGTGGCGAAGCAGATGGCTGAGGGCGCCCGGAGGATCTGCGAAGCTGACGTCGGTATTGCTACAACGGGAGTCGCCGGGCCTGAGCCGCACGAGGGCAAAAGCGTAGGCACGGTCTTCATTGCCGTGGCCATGCCAGATGGGGCAGTGGTATGCGAGTTCACATTCGCCGGTGATCGCAGCCAAATCCGCAACGCTTCCTGTGAGGCAGCTCTGAATACACTGTACGAAACCCTTACAGCCAGCGCCGCAGGAACAAACGTAGTACCGCAATAGTTATCAATACTGTCAGCCGCTCGTAGTGCTGACCGGCTAGGCTTAAAAGCAGAAGGCTGCTCCTGCAGCCAGAAAAAGGAGTTAGGCGATACACATGGTTAAGCAACCCGTATCCGTAAACGGTGTGGTCCGTTGGCGCGATGTGGGGTTGGCAGAAGATCCGCAACGTAAGCCGAAGGAGCGCAAGATGGTCGTACTACGCCACGAAATCGGAGACGTCCTGCGTGACGTACGCCAGCGCCAGGGCCGCACCCTTCGGGAAGTGTCGCACAGCGCACGTGTGTCCCTGGGATACCTCAGTGAGGTGGAACGGGGACAGAAGGAAGCCTCCTCGGAACTGCTCTCCTCAATCTGCACCGCGTTGGACGTACCCCTTTCCCTGATGCTCCGAGAAGTAAGCGACCGCCTGGCAGAGGCTGAAGGGGTAGCTGTACCCGACACGGTTCCGCAGGAATTTGCACAGGAGTTCGGCGGCGATATCCCTGAGGGGTTCAAGGATGGGTTCAGCCGTGACCTCGCGGC
This genomic interval carries:
- the dapA gene encoding 4-hydroxy-tetrahydrodipicolinate synthase, encoding MADSDIRSLPFGSLVTAMVTLFTPDGAVDLDATAALAVRLVDDGCDGLVVSGTTGETSTLEDQEKEDLFRVVAEAVSGRAKVIAGTGTNHTSHSVEMAERAQRAGVDAQLVVTPYYNKPTQAGVLAHFDAVAAATDLPIMIYDIPGRAGIPISTETMIRLADNPKILALKDAKADYAAVTRVLANTALDVYAGDDGLTLPWMAAGAVGVVSVSAHVATAQFRALVDAVSAGDFGTARKIHFELDPVVRAVMTHIPGAVSAKQILRMQGVLSNAVVRLPLVEPTAVEMEPVLTDLAEAGWEF
- a CDS encoding ribonuclease J; translated protein: MTEPAGTALIAPPPLSEGTLRIVPLGGLGEIGRNMAVFEIGGKLLIVDCGVLFPEETQPGVDLILPDFSYIEDRLDDVVGVVLTHGHEDHIGAVPYLLRLKNDIPLIGSQLTLALIEAKLQEHRIRPFTLTVTEGQVEQFGPFKCEFVAVNHSIPDALAVFIRTAAGTVLHTGDFKMDQLPLDGRITDLRAFSRLGEEGVDLFMVDSTNADVPGFTTAEREIGPELDRLFGQVRKRVIVASFSSHVHRVQQVLDAAESHGRFVCFAGRSMVRNMSIAAKLGYLRVPEGILVDVKNVDNLPDDKVVLMSTGSQGEPMAALSRMANGDHPIRVGKGDTVILASSLIPGNENAVFRVINGLLKLGADVIHKGNARVHVSGHAAAGELLYCYNILKPRNVMPVHGETRHLIANGKLAIQTGIPSENVLQTDDGTVVDLLDGVARVVGAVECGYVYVDGSSIGEITDADLKDRRILGEEGFISIITVVNRSTGKVVSGPDIHARGFAEDDSVFDDIKPKINSALEEAVMSNKDHTTHQLQQVVRRVVGTWVNRRHRRRPMIIPVVLEA
- a CDS encoding FtsK/SpoIIIE family DNA translocase; translation: MATRTSPTAPRGSKPRGSQQSRTRNTSTGGRGTSSRGSTKTQPVQDERPALPLRAVRGMWMGMAHLVAAGIRKFGHDVQPQKDLRRDGTGFFLFLCAAAVATVEWWALSGPVAGGVHAVAGGSLGWMALLLPFMLLIGAVRLFRHPESPRANNRIGIGLTVMAFAGAGIAHLVGGQPELSAGLDPLWQAGGVIGYLVAGPATAILPVWPVAVVLCFLLFVSVLIVTATPFRHIPERLRALYEHLMGQDLHDREPGEQDEHDQSYLSDRERAAREKPKKKSRFFGGKKKAVQDEDLDGFVGDEAFERAVLDDDDDAPAAALAATPAIPPGVRRPTQQELATQKIKQNQGIGDAEPETEAMAVLPAAVNSPPVPSNPVQPQAPLTPIPQRTEQLSLAGDVTYTLPPSDYLPAGTPPKERSEANDAVVAALTHTLEQFNVDAKVTGFSRGPTVTRYEIELASGTKVERVTALSKNISYAVASSDVRILSPIPGKSAIGIEIPNTDRETVSLGDVLRSGNARKTDHPMVMGVGKDVEGGFVVANLAKMPHLLVAGATGAGKSSFVNSMITSILMRSTPDEVRMIMVDPKRVELTAYEGVPHLITPIITSPKKAAEALQWVVREMDTRYDDLANYGYKHIDDFNKAVRNGKVVPPPDSKRVVRPYPYLLVIVDELADLMMVAPRDVEDSIVRITQLARAAGIHLVLATQRPSVDVVTGLIKANVPSRMAFATSSVTDSRVVLDQPGAEKLIGQGDALFLPMGASKPMRVQGAWVTESEIHRVVEHVKEQLKAVYRDDVAVEAPKKQIDDDIGDDLEVLLQATELVVTTQFGSTSMLQRKLRVGFAKAGRLMDLLESRGVVGPSEGSKARDVLVKPDDLAPVLAAMRGDEPPVPAPASSPPAGPGTPDVVAEDLDSRPQAVEYHDDDADEDGSEDAWGLTGR
- the pgsA gene encoding CDP-diacylglycerol--glycerol-3-phosphate 3-phosphatidyltransferase, which gives rise to MSNSDSAPVPVLNVANILTVVRIVLVPFFVWFLLTDAGEGGLFRWLAVATFAVAIYTDKLDGDLARSRGLITNFGKIADPIADKLLIGSALVLLSVLGELWWWVTVVILVRELGITLLRFAVIRYGVMPASRGGKLKTVIQTLAIFLYLMQAALGEWAWWPAVVVMMVAVLVTVVTGADYVLQAIRLRRSAQRTGS
- a CDS encoding CinA family protein yields the protein MIPVGDGKAAHNAVDLARRLGVTLATAESLTAGMVSALLATVPGVSTVLRGGIVSYHRDLKETLLGVDPDLLDRVGAVDPQVAKQMAEGARRICEADVGIATTGVAGPEPHEGKSVGTVFIAVAMPDGAVVCEFTFAGDRSQIRNASCEAALNTLYETLTASAAGTNVVPQ
- a CDS encoding helix-turn-helix domain-containing protein, with product MVKQPVSVNGVVRWRDVGLAEDPQRKPKERKMVVLRHEIGDVLRDVRQRQGRTLREVSHSARVSLGYLSEVERGQKEASSELLSSICTALDVPLSLMLREVSDRLAEAEGVAVPDTVPQEFAQEFGGDIPEGFKDGFSRDLAASKS